The Treponema pectinovorum genome includes a window with the following:
- a CDS encoding glycosyltransferase family 2 protein, whose protein sequence is MISIAMTTYNGSKYLQKQLDSILNQSISDFELIICDDNSTDGTFEILKNYEESDSRIKIYRNENNLGFRKNFEKAISLSSGEYIALCDQDDIWIEDHLKILAENLKHKTASVGNAQIIDENDFLIGDLLSERDRYFVDGDDGWKLSRILLYGNPFQGTSSMYKKELFNYALPIPEKVEYHDAWFSAVACCMNGLYYTFEPITNYRIHSNNASGNHKISFFKQIVNTLNRKGFPTDRLVFVQELKKRVPVLSEGIRQILTETEEFYRNRENKRKFKVMTFLIKNYKRIYSVSNYKQLVPRCIAILLRG, encoded by the coding sequence ATGATTAGTATAGCTATGACTACCTATAACGGTAGTAAATATTTGCAAAAACAACTTGATTCTATTTTGAACCAAAGCATTTCTGATTTTGAACTTATTATTTGCGATGATAATTCAACCGATGGAACATTTGAAATTCTTAAAAACTATGAGGAGAGTGACTCAAGAATAAAAATATATAGGAATGAAAATAATCTTGGATTTAGAAAAAATTTTGAAAAGGCAATTTCTTTATCTTCTGGCGAATATATAGCCTTATGTGACCAAGATGATATTTGGATTGAAGATCATTTGAAAATTCTGGCAGAAAATCTTAAACATAAGACAGCATCAGTTGGAAATGCACAAATAATAGATGAAAATGATTTCTTAATAGGAGATTTACTTTCTGAGCGAGATAGGTATTTTGTAGATGGTGATGATGGATGGAAGTTGTCGAGGATTTTATTGTATGGAAATCCTTTTCAAGGGACATCTTCGATGTATAAAAAGGAACTATTCAATTATGCTTTACCTATACCTGAAAAAGTTGAATATCATGATGCGTGGTTTAGCGCGGTAGCTTGCTGTATGAACGGTTTGTATTATACTTTTGAACCAATAACAAATTATAGGATTCATTCAAACAATGCTTCTGGTAATCATAAAATTTCCTTTTTTAAGCAAATTGTAAATACCTTAAATCGAAAGGGGTTCCCTACTGATAGATTAGTGTTTGTTCAAGAACTTAAAAAAAGGGTTCCTGTACTGAGCGAAGGAATAAGGCAAATTTTGACAGAAACTGAAGAATTTTATAGGAACAGGGAAAATAAACGAAAATTTAAAGTTATGACTTTTTTAATTAAAAATTACAAAAGAATATATTCGGTTTCGAATTATAAACAACTAGTTCCTAGGTGTATCGCAATCCTACTTAGAGGTTAA
- a CDS encoding IspD/TarI family cytidylyltransferase — protein MNNVLIFAGGSGTRMNSRARPKQFLQFYGKELIIHTLENFQNHPEIDNIFVVCIEDWIPYLNKLLSKYQIDKVKKVVPGGKTGQESIFKGLCSINELLGEDCVILIHDGVRPFVNEDLISECIKSVKEHGSAITVVPAIETIVTTENGKIKTITDRSKCFHAKAPQCFNLRDILSVHKKAIKDGNLNMIDSASLMQFYGYELYTVEGNFDNIKITTPADFYTFKALYEVRENQQIFGL, from the coding sequence ATGAATAATGTACTAATATTTGCAGGTGGTTCTGGCACGAGAATGAATAGTCGGGCTAGACCTAAACAATTTTTACAATTTTATGGAAAGGAACTTATAATTCATACACTTGAGAATTTTCAAAATCACCCAGAAATAGACAATATTTTTGTTGTTTGTATTGAAGATTGGATTCCGTATTTGAATAAACTTTTGTCTAAATATCAAATCGATAAGGTTAAGAAAGTTGTCCCTGGAGGAAAAACAGGACAAGAATCTATTTTTAAAGGACTATGTTCGATAAATGAATTGCTTGGCGAAGACTGTGTTATTTTGATTCATGATGGCGTTCGTCCTTTTGTCAATGAAGACTTGATTTCGGAATGCATAAAGTCCGTAAAGGAACATGGCTCAGCAATAACGGTTGTTCCTGCTATAGAAACTATTGTTACAACGGAGAATGGGAAAATCAAAACAATTACAGATAGGAGCAAATGTTTCCATGCAAAAGCGCCGCAATGTTTTAATCTTAGAGATATACTTTCAGTACATAAGAAAGCTATAAAAGACGGAAATTTAAATATGATAGATTCTGCCTCTTTGATGCAATTTTATGGTTATGAGCTTTATACGGTTGAAGGTAATTTTGATAATATAAAAATTACTACACCAGCAGACTTTTATACATTTAAAGCTTTATATGAAGTAAGAGAAAATCAGCAGATATTCGGGTTATAG
- a CDS encoding LicD family protein — MNLTGLLLKSNLPVRELSEEESKKLKMTLLEMFRDIKKACEEENLTVMLGGGTCLGAVRHKGFIPWDDDLDLNMLRCDYEKFPKALEKHFPNKYNLVGPEVSDNYSLPFIKIEKRGTVIKTVYEFEDENPAIGIDLFPIENIPDGKLPRLLHGFWNNFYQYVAVCVKLWKRRNCPVTKLLLSTSEGKKSLKIRFFIGRLFSFRTYQKWYEKCDEVAKKYKKKRTRCVTVPSGRCHYFGEIQELSDIIPPKECMFETENAFIYNNVEKYLLSLYGDYMQIPPIEKREKHFIVDINFGDI, encoded by the coding sequence ATGAATCTTACAGGATTATTGTTAAAATCAAATCTTCCCGTGCGTGAACTTTCTGAAGAAGAATCTAAAAAATTGAAAATGACACTTTTGGAGATGTTTAGAGATATAAAGAAGGCTTGTGAAGAAGAAAACTTGACAGTGATGTTAGGAGGAGGAACCTGTCTAGGAGCCGTCCGACACAAAGGTTTTATACCGTGGGATGATGACCTTGATTTAAATATGCTTAGATGTGATTACGAAAAATTTCCAAAAGCATTAGAGAAACATTTCCCTAATAAATATAATTTGGTTGGACCTGAGGTTTCGGATAATTATTCTCTTCCATTTATAAAGATAGAAAAAAGAGGAACTGTTATAAAAACAGTTTACGAGTTTGAAGATGAAAATCCTGCTATTGGAATTGATTTATTTCCTATTGAAAATATCCCTGACGGGAAGCTTCCTCGCTTACTTCATGGGTTTTGGAATAATTTTTATCAATATGTTGCAGTTTGTGTGAAACTTTGGAAACGTAGGAATTGTCCTGTAACTAAATTGCTTTTGTCTACAAGTGAAGGAAAGAAATCATTAAAAATAAGATTCTTTATTGGAAGATTATTTAGTTTTAGAACATATCAAAAATGGTATGAAAAATGTGATGAAGTTGCAAAAAAATATAAAAAGAAAAGAACAAGATGTGTAACAGTTCCATCAGGACGATGTCATTATTTTGGCGAGATTCAAGAGCTTTCGGATATTATCCCCCCTAAAGAATGCATGTTTGAAACTGAAAATGCATTTATTTACAATAATGTGGAAAAATATCTTTTATCATTATACGGAGACTATATGCAAATACCTCCTATAGAAAAACGAGAAAAACATTTTATTGTTGATATTAACTTTGGAGATATATAA
- a CDS encoding glycosyltransferase: MHTNFSATIGCYKNDNPEDFKTAFLSIYNQTVKPSEIIITVDGPIPPELNEYVQEFEDKYGAIVIRSEVNEGQGIAHAKAVLRCKYPLIALMDADDISVPDRFEKQLKIFENDPDIDIVGGYIKEFIDDCTNVVGVRIVPETDSQIKKYLKTRCPMNQVTIMFKKDSVLKSGNYQHWHYDEDYFLYCRMVLNNCCFYNIQENLVNVRVGKEMYKRRGGWKYFKSESKLQGWMLSHKIISLPQYIINVFIRFCVQVVMPNSIRSFIFKSLFRGR; encoded by the coding sequence ATGCATACTAATTTTTCTGCAACTATAGGATGTTATAAAAATGATAATCCAGAAGATTTCAAAACTGCATTTTTAAGTATTTATAATCAAACAGTAAAACCTTCGGAAATAATAATTACAGTAGATGGGCCTATTCCTCCAGAACTCAATGAGTATGTTCAAGAATTTGAAGATAAATATGGCGCAATTGTAATTCGCTCAGAAGTTAATGAAGGGCAAGGCATAGCTCATGCTAAAGCTGTTCTTCGATGTAAATATCCGTTAATAGCTTTAATGGATGCGGATGATATATCTGTTCCTGATAGATTTGAAAAGCAATTAAAAATTTTCGAAAACGATCCTGACATTGATATTGTTGGGGGCTATATTAAAGAATTTATTGATGATTGCACAAATGTGGTAGGAGTTAGAATAGTTCCTGAAACAGATTCTCAAATAAAAAAATATTTAAAAACTCGTTGTCCTATGAATCAAGTTACAATTATGTTCAAAAAAGATTCTGTATTAAAATCTGGAAATTATCAGCATTGGCATTACGACGAAGATTACTTTTTGTATTGTAGAATGGTTTTGAATAATTGTTGTTTTTATAATATTCAAGAAAATTTAGTGAATGTGCGAGTTGGGAAAGAAATGTATAAGCGTCGAGGAGGCTGGAAATATTTTAAAAGTGAATCCAAATTACAGGGATGGATGCTAAGCCATAAAATAATTTCTCTTCCGCAGTATATTATAAATGTGTTTATTCGATTTTGTGTTCAAGTAGTTATGCCAAATAGCATTAGAAGTTTTATATTTAAAAGTTTATTTAGAGGAAGATAA
- the gmd gene encoding GDP-mannose 4,6-dehydratase — protein sequence MERKVALITGITGQDGSYLAELLLSKGYEVHGIIRRSSSFNTGRIEHLYIEKLVADYHAERRLILHYGDMTDSMSMTRLIKEITPTEIYNLAAQSHVRVSFDVPEYTADTDATGVLRILEAVHFLGMEKTCRIYQASTSELFGLVQEIPQKETTPFYPRSPYAVAKLYGFWIMKNYRESYGMFCCNGILFNHESERRGENFVTRKITLSVARIANGLQKKLYLGNLNAMRDWGYAKDYVECMWLMLQQSKPDDYVIATGEQHSVKEFCIRAFNEVGIELEFKGKGVDEKGYNKKTGEVIIEVDPSYFRPAEVETLLGDPTKARTELGWNPQKTSFEQLVKLMVKSDMKFVKNEYQLRNDKF from the coding sequence ATGGAAAGAAAAGTAGCATTGATTACAGGTATAACAGGACAGGATGGATCTTATTTAGCAGAATTACTGCTTTCAAAAGGATATGAAGTTCATGGAATTATAAGGAGATCTTCATCTTTTAATACAGGGAGAATCGAACATTTGTATATCGAAAAATTAGTTGCGGATTACCATGCAGAACGCAGGTTGATTTTACATTACGGCGATATGACTGATTCTATGAGCATGACTAGACTTATAAAAGAAATTACCCCAACAGAGATTTATAATTTAGCGGCCCAATCTCATGTTCGAGTGTCTTTTGATGTTCCCGAATATACTGCTGATACAGATGCAACTGGAGTTTTGAGAATTTTGGAAGCGGTTCATTTTCTTGGTATGGAAAAAACATGTAGAATTTATCAAGCTTCAACATCTGAATTATTTGGATTGGTTCAAGAAATTCCTCAAAAAGAAACAACTCCTTTTTATCCAAGAAGTCCCTACGCAGTTGCGAAACTCTATGGTTTCTGGATTATGAAAAATTATAGAGAAAGTTACGGGATGTTTTGTTGTAACGGAATCTTGTTTAACCATGAATCTGAAAGACGAGGTGAAAATTTTGTAACTAGAAAAATTACTTTGTCTGTTGCAAGAATTGCTAATGGATTGCAAAAAAAGTTGTATTTAGGAAATTTAAATGCAATGCGAGATTGGGGATATGCTAAAGACTATGTAGAATGTATGTGGTTAATGTTGCAACAAAGTAAACCAGATGATTACGTTATAGCGACAGGAGAACAGCATTCAGTTAAAGAATTCTGTATAAGAGCGTTTAACGAAGTTGGAATCGAATTAGAGTTCAAGGGAAAAGGTGTTGATGAGAAAGGTTATAACAAAAAAACAGGGGAAGTCATTATTGAAGTTGATCCTAGTTATTTTAGACCAGCAGAGGTAGAAACCTTGTTAGGGGATCCTACAAAAGCAAGAACTGAATTAGGATGGAATCCTCAAAAGACGTCGTTCGAACAACTTGTTAAACTGATGGTTAAAAGCGATATGAAGTTTGTGAAGAATGAATATCAATTAAGAAATGACAAATTTTAA
- a CDS encoding glycosyltransferase family 4 protein — protein MIRVGFIFQDNLGRWNGGLNYYKNLVDLINGSNEFEPYILASPKLKVIIDAKFPNVKCYYSNLFTDGSKLSYVRKFFLYYFKYEILINRILKKYKIDIVSHNDFFPLNKKTPCPCCSWIPDLQSFRYPQLFSEKAVVREKFVRQIILDNSKYVVVSSYDSKKDLKECFPKLNEDKIKVFHFTLPPINKVNDYSRDILDKYKLDEYKFFLITNQFWAHKNHIIVLKSLKELIDQYKTLNFKIVATGLQKDSRDLANFNIITNYIKENQLQEYFIMTGNIPYNDVKCLQYYSTAVIQPSLFEGWNTAVEECKLIGKKIILSNIPVHLEQKPANVEYFNPHDEIELAKVLKKVFDNYNLIDEKKFESIAETFQESNWNNFKEEYIKLIKETLGA, from the coding sequence ATGATTAGGGTAGGTTTTATTTTTCAAGATAATTTAGGACGCTGGAATGGTGGCTTAAACTATTATAAAAATTTAGTTGATTTAATTAATGGTTCAAATGAATTTGAGCCATATATTTTGGCTTCTCCAAAGTTAAAAGTTATAATCGATGCAAAATTTCCAAATGTAAAATGTTATTATTCGAATCTATTTACAGATGGTTCAAAACTTTCTTATGTAAGAAAATTCTTTTTGTACTATTTTAAATACGAAATATTGATAAATAGAATTTTAAAAAAATACAAAATTGATATCGTATCTCATAACGATTTTTTCCCATTAAACAAAAAGACACCTTGTCCGTGCTGTAGCTGGATTCCAGATCTCCAGTCTTTTAGATATCCCCAACTTTTTTCAGAAAAAGCAGTAGTTAGAGAAAAATTTGTAAGGCAAATTATTTTGGATAATTCAAAATATGTTGTGGTTAGCAGCTACGATTCTAAAAAAGATTTAAAAGAATGCTTCCCAAAATTAAATGAAGATAAAATAAAAGTGTTCCACTTTACACTTCCGCCTATTAATAAAGTTAATGATTATTCAAGAGATATTTTAGATAAATATAAATTGGATGAATATAAATTCTTTTTAATAACGAATCAATTTTGGGCTCATAAAAATCATATAATTGTCTTAAAATCTTTAAAGGAATTGATTGATCAATATAAAACTTTAAATTTCAAAATTGTTGCTACGGGATTACAAAAGGACTCAAGAGATTTAGCGAATTTCAATATAATTACAAACTACATTAAAGAAAATCAATTGCAAGAATATTTTATAATGACAGGAAATATTCCTTACAATGATGTTAAATGTCTTCAATATTATAGTACAGCAGTTATTCAACCATCTTTATTTGAGGGATGGAATACAGCGGTAGAAGAGTGTAAATTGATAGGGAAAAAAATAATCCTTTCAAATATTCCTGTTCATCTGGAGCAGAAACCTGCTAATGTTGAATATTTTAATCCTCATGATGAAATTGAATTGGCAAAAGTATTAAAAAAAGTATTTGATAATTATAATTTAATTGATGAAAAAAAATTTGAGTCTATAGCAGAGACCTTTCAAGAATCAAACTGGAATAATTTTAAAGAAGAATATATAAAACTAATAAAAGAAACCTTAGGAGCCTAA
- a CDS encoding polysaccharide deacetylase family protein: protein MRTIVFTFDDGRRDNYIYAFPITKKYNIRGTIFVTTGYVDGTWEDAFRSFRSSEDCIQIQELKDLRKNGWEIGIHGDKHKTEYSDLCNCINKMKIWGFGEKFGFSIPNSEFDVVEIKKILTSRITKDSVMYIRYGRKINTKNFFYRVLY from the coding sequence ATGCGAACTATTGTTTTTACTTTTGATGATGGTAGAAGAGATAATTATATATATGCTTTCCCCATAACAAAAAAATACAATATACGAGGGACAATTTTTGTAACTACTGGATATGTTGATGGTACATGGGAAGATGCGTTTCGTTCTTTTCGCTCTTCTGAAGATTGCATACAAATACAAGAATTGAAGGATTTACGAAAAAATGGCTGGGAAATAGGTATCCATGGAGATAAACATAAAACAGAATATAGTGATTTGTGCAATTGTATTAATAAAATGAAAATCTGGGGTTTTGGAGAGAAATTCGGCTTCTCTATCCCGAATTCTGAGTTTGATGTTGTAGAAATTAAAAAAATCCTAACTTCTAGAATTACTAAAGATTCAGTAATGTACATACGATATGGTAGGAAGATTAACACAAAAAATTTTTTCTATAGAGTATTGTAC
- a CDS encoding NAD-dependent epimerase/dehydratase family protein, whose product MNSILDNDITELVSQKKYFQHFEGSSILITGATGLIGSIIAKALIKYGKIKVFACCRNKEKFNLIFKNYECENLIPIYSDIFDLNISNLDINYIVHGASVTDSKTFVENPIKTIDVAVDGTRNLLRQCIGKKIKGFAYMSSLEVYGSFDYYEGIKNVTEEDFGSINPISVRSSYSESKRMVENICASYSKEFKIPVKICRLCQTFGAGVEYSDNRVFAQFARSIIENKDIILKTKGETVRNYCYTTDAVSGILTVLSKGKVGEAYNIANNETTISIADMATLVCNSYSKGASKVIFDVTGDASKFGYNPTVRVKLDSKKLMSLGWNPVVSLDEMYKRLIGGMIK is encoded by the coding sequence ATGAATTCAATATTAGATAACGATATAACAGAATTAGTTTCGCAAAAGAAATATTTTCAACACTTCGAAGGCTCTTCAATTCTGATTACAGGAGCGACAGGTTTAATTGGTTCTATCATTGCAAAGGCATTGATTAAATATGGAAAAATAAAAGTTTTTGCTTGTTGCAGGAATAAAGAAAAATTTAATTTAATTTTCAAAAATTATGAGTGCGAAAATCTTATACCAATATATTCTGATATATTCGATTTAAATATTTCGAATCTCGATATTAACTATATTGTCCATGGGGCAAGTGTTACTGATAGCAAAACTTTTGTCGAAAATCCTATAAAAACCATAGATGTGGCTGTTGACGGAACTAGAAATTTATTAAGACAGTGTATTGGAAAAAAGATAAAAGGGTTCGCCTACATGAGCTCATTGGAAGTTTATGGTTCTTTTGATTATTATGAAGGAATAAAAAATGTTACAGAAGAAGATTTTGGAAGTATAAATCCTATTTCTGTTCGTTCAAGTTATTCTGAAAGTAAGCGAATGGTGGAAAATATTTGTGCATCTTATTCTAAAGAATTTAAAATTCCTGTAAAAATTTGCAGACTATGCCAAACTTTTGGTGCAGGTGTTGAATACTCTGATAATAGAGTTTTTGCTCAATTTGCACGTTCAATAATAGAAAATAAAGATATTATTCTAAAAACCAAAGGAGAGACTGTTAGAAATTATTGCTATACAACAGATGCCGTCTCTGGAATTTTAACAGTTTTATCTAAAGGAAAAGTTGGAGAGGCTTACAATATTGCAAATAATGAAACTACAATTTCAATTGCAGATATGGCAACACTTGTATGCAATTCATATTCAAAAGGAGCTAGTAAAGTTATTTTTGATGTGACTGGGGATGCTTCAAAATTTGGGTATAATCCCACTGTAAGAGTTAAATTAGATTCAAAAAAATTGATGTCTCTAGGTTGGAATCCAGTTGTTTCGCTTGATGAAATGTATAAAAGGCTTATTGGGGGAATGATAAAATGA